In one window of Tumebacillus algifaecis DNA:
- the rpoN gene encoding RNA polymerase factor sigma-54 → MQVGMGYGLWQEQTQKLIMTPELRQAITVLQFSSLELLDFLESETQHNPMLEVERTIDWTELAKELRQNGGSQTAGGSYAPAQEEAQDGIRQGVTLHEHLEKQLRLLPLTGEMLRIGTYLIGNLDSNGYLTLSVEDCAVALAVQKERVLHALQHVQSLEPTGVGARNLGECLRLQLAEMENVPPAIERLIDHYLEEVAQGRITRVAGLLNVSPVEVQRMVDLLKKLDPKPGRMYSTESPSFIIPDVTVERVGSDYVVIVNDKSVPRLRINDFYRNMLTSSDELHKETKDYINSKLSHALWLLKSIEQRRQTIYNVTTAIVELQRAFFEQGVRALKPLTLRQVAEKIGMHESTVSRATTGKYVQTPRGVFELKYFFTSGVQTTSGESASAESIKSEIKQLVEAENPRKPLSDQKLTELLQEKGIEIARRTVAKYREEEHIPSSSLRKRYEE, encoded by the coding sequence ATGCAGGTAGGAATGGGCTACGGACTCTGGCAGGAACAGACACAAAAGCTGATCATGACGCCAGAACTCCGCCAAGCGATCACCGTGCTGCAGTTCTCGTCACTCGAACTGCTCGACTTTTTGGAAAGCGAAACGCAGCACAACCCGATGCTCGAAGTGGAACGCACGATCGATTGGACCGAACTGGCCAAAGAACTGCGTCAAAACGGTGGTTCGCAGACGGCTGGCGGTTCGTATGCTCCGGCGCAAGAAGAAGCGCAAGACGGCATCCGCCAAGGGGTCACCTTGCATGAACATCTGGAAAAGCAGCTCCGACTGCTGCCGCTCACCGGAGAAATGCTCCGCATCGGGACGTATCTGATCGGCAATCTCGACAGCAACGGCTACCTCACGCTGTCGGTGGAAGATTGTGCTGTGGCGCTTGCCGTGCAAAAGGAGCGCGTCTTGCACGCCTTGCAGCACGTGCAAAGCTTGGAGCCGACTGGGGTCGGCGCGCGCAATCTCGGGGAGTGTCTCCGCTTGCAGTTGGCCGAAATGGAAAACGTCCCCCCTGCGATCGAGCGCTTGATCGACCACTATCTCGAAGAGGTGGCCCAAGGGCGGATCACCCGCGTCGCGGGGCTGTTAAACGTTTCGCCTGTCGAGGTGCAACGGATGGTCGATCTGCTCAAAAAGCTCGATCCCAAACCGGGGCGCATGTACTCGACCGAATCGCCTTCCTTCATCATCCCCGATGTGACGGTGGAGCGAGTCGGAAGCGACTATGTGGTCATCGTCAATGACAAGTCGGTACCGCGCCTGCGCATCAACGACTTTTACCGCAACATGTTGACTTCCAGCGATGAACTGCACAAAGAGACGAAAGATTACATCAACAGCAAGCTGAGCCATGCGCTCTGGCTGCTCAAGTCGATCGAGCAGCGCAGGCAGACGATCTACAACGTCACCACAGCGATCGTCGAGTTGCAACGCGCCTTTTTTGAGCAGGGAGTTCGCGCCCTCAAGCCGCTGACGCTCCGTCAGGTCGCTGAAAAGATCGGCATGCACGAATCGACCGTCTCCCGCGCCACCACCGGCAAGTATGTGCAGACGCCGCGCGGTGTATTTGAACTAAAATACTTTTTCACCTCGGGCGTTCAGACCACATCTGGCGAAAGCGCTTCGGCCGAAAGCATCAAATCGGAGATCAAACAGCTGGTCGAGGCCGAGAACCCGCGCAAGCCGCTCAGCGACCAAAAGCTGACCGAACTGTTGCAGGAAAAAGGCATTGAGATCGCGCGCCGCACGGTGGCCAAATATCGTGAAGAAGAGCACATCCCCTCATCGTCTTTACGCAAACGATATGAAGAATAA
- a CDS encoding YetF domain-containing protein has translation MEELTAQPMPLVRHGKLVYDNLMKLGKSEPWVREMLSQLQIYDIRDVRYALLDQSGRVHVLFV, from the coding sequence ATGGAGGAACTCACCGCGCAGCCGATGCCCCTCGTTCGGCACGGAAAGCTGGTCTATGACAATTTAATGAAACTGGGCAAGTCGGAACCTTGGGTGCGCGAGATGCTCTCCCAATTGCAAATCTATGACATTCGGGATGTCCGATATGCATTGCTCGATCAGTCTGGGCGGGTGCACGTCCTGTTTGTCTAA
- a CDS encoding pyrroline-5-carboxylate reductase dimerization domain-containing protein, producing MRIGFIGTGSMGGMLVRAFSQSTPPSELQVVACNRSPEKLAQITSRFPHVETAASPEETVSRSDIVFLCVKPGDAKGVIQQVLPYIRENHYFISINSAVMLEEMEAILPCRVSKIIPSITQVGLSGVTLVMHGSRMHTEERRFIEGWLERISKPIVVEESDLRVCSDLSSCGPAFLAVMLREFAMAAVRQGGIPRDLADSLVKEMTMGVGKLLTEEGFEFEDIIRRVAVPGGITAEGIKVLHPSLHGVFDQLLVTTRSKSKHHGTAEHDHK from the coding sequence TTGCGGATTGGATTTATCGGGACAGGGAGTATGGGAGGTATGTTAGTCCGGGCGTTTTCCCAGTCCACGCCCCCTTCGGAGCTTCAGGTCGTCGCCTGCAACCGAAGTCCGGAAAAACTGGCCCAAATCACGTCGCGCTTTCCCCACGTGGAAACGGCTGCATCCCCTGAAGAAACGGTTTCCCGCTCCGACATCGTCTTTTTGTGCGTGAAACCTGGCGATGCTAAGGGTGTCATACAGCAAGTCTTGCCTTATATTCGGGAAAATCATTATTTTATCTCGATCAACAGTGCGGTGATGCTTGAGGAGATGGAAGCGATCCTACCCTGTCGCGTGAGCAAAATCATCCCGTCGATCACGCAAGTCGGGCTGTCTGGCGTCACGCTGGTCATGCATGGCAGCCGCATGCACACCGAGGAGCGCCGCTTTATTGAAGGCTGGCTTGAGCGCATCTCCAAACCGATCGTTGTCGAGGAATCAGACCTGCGCGTCTGCTCCGACCTCAGTTCGTGCGGACCAGCTTTTTTGGCGGTGATGCTGCGTGAGTTTGCGATGGCGGCGGTCAGACAGGGCGGGATTCCACGCGATTTGGCCGATTCGCTGGTCAAAGAGATGACGATGGGGGTCGGGAAACTGCTGACCGAAGAAGGCTTTGAGTTTGAAGACATCATCCGCCGCGTCGCGGTGCCAGGCGGGATCACCGCCGAAGGGATCAAAGTGCTGCACCCGTCCTTACACGGGGTGTTCGACCAACTGCTGGTCACGACCCGCTCCAAATCGAAACATCACGGAACGGCTGAGCACGACCATAAGTGA
- the thiD gene encoding bifunctional hydroxymethylpyrimidine kinase/phosphomethylpyrimidine kinase, translated as MTVSRALTIAGSDSGGGAGIQADLKTFTVLGVYGMSALTAVTAQNTLGVHGIYNLSLEAIAQQIDAVAVDLGVDAIKTGMLAQVPIIETVAMKIKEHQLPNLVVDPVMVAKGGAQLLENDSQQALIRHLLPLATVVTPNLPEAEVLTGRTIRTVEEMKEAARQIHSFGTRYVLVKGGHLEGDALDILYDGEQFAEFVSPRFETKHTHGTGCTFSAAITSELAKGAAVYEAVHTAKQFITCAIEDSLGLGQGHGPTNHWAYVRRHQQHI; from the coding sequence ATGACTGTATCTCGTGCGCTTACGATTGCAGGCAGTGATTCGGGCGGCGGCGCCGGAATCCAAGCCGATTTGAAGACGTTTACCGTACTAGGCGTGTATGGAATGAGCGCCCTGACCGCCGTTACCGCCCAGAATACGCTGGGTGTTCACGGCATCTACAACTTGTCGCTGGAGGCGATCGCACAGCAGATCGATGCTGTCGCCGTCGATCTCGGCGTGGATGCGATCAAGACCGGCATGCTGGCACAAGTGCCGATCATCGAAACGGTCGCCATGAAGATCAAAGAACACCAACTGCCGAACCTTGTCGTCGATCCGGTCATGGTTGCCAAAGGCGGAGCGCAGCTGCTGGAAAATGATTCACAGCAAGCGTTGATCCGCCACTTGCTTCCGCTCGCCACCGTCGTCACGCCGAATTTGCCGGAAGCGGAAGTGCTGACTGGACGCACGATCCGCACGGTGGAAGAGATGAAGGAAGCGGCGCGCCAGATTCACAGCTTTGGCACGCGCTATGTTCTCGTCAAAGGCGGACACCTCGAAGGCGATGCGCTCGACATTTTGTACGATGGGGAGCAGTTTGCCGAATTTGTCTCGCCGCGTTTTGAGACCAAGCACACGCATGGGACGGGTTGCACATTTTCTGCCGCGATCACGTCCGAATTGGCGAAAGGCGCTGCGGTTTATGAAGCGGTACATACCGCCAAGCAGTTTATCACCTGTGCGATCGAAGATTCGCTCGGCTTGGGTCAAGGTCATGGACCGACCAACCACTGGGCGTATGTGCGGCGTCATCAACAGCACATTTAA
- a CDS encoding tetratricopeptide repeat protein, which yields MKKPLLAGLIAGALTTALFSSSAQASVELSPSVPQLQPGVWDYVQEHHLRDLPDPNETLAMVQAYANTAPTAEQIPYYRALVQKYPESRHAHERLVSALQSSLQDGHDPHPAKTNVEILQHYLTASKIADSFGQTLYIESIRHYALESSMPEKASEWYDKLLRKNPYNWNLNMTYAELNKALNNPKAELFYLKAISARPEGNLDAHIGYTEYLLDQGRYAEAFRVALLPGEKSDYLDFLHGYALEKMGRGFLAASYYYQAQGFSKDFPFPSRYQIAASPYQTGLHFLD from the coding sequence ATGAAAAAGCCACTTCTCGCAGGTTTGATCGCAGGCGCACTGACGACAGCGCTGTTCTCCAGTTCGGCGCAGGCAAGCGTCGAGCTCTCCCCATCCGTTCCACAGTTGCAACCCGGTGTGTGGGACTATGTTCAGGAACACCATCTGCGCGACCTGCCCGACCCCAACGAAACGCTGGCGATGGTGCAAGCCTACGCGAACACCGCACCGACTGCCGAGCAGATCCCCTACTACCGCGCGCTCGTTCAAAAATATCCGGAAAGTCGTCACGCGCACGAGCGGCTCGTCAGCGCCTTGCAGTCATCGCTGCAAGACGGTCATGACCCACACCCCGCCAAGACAAATGTTGAAATCCTCCAACATTATTTGACCGCATCAAAAATTGCCGATTCCTTTGGCCAAACGCTCTACATAGAGAGCATCCGCCACTATGCGCTCGAATCCAGCATGCCGGAGAAAGCATCCGAATGGTATGACAAACTCCTTCGTAAAAATCCGTACAACTGGAATCTCAACATGACCTATGCGGAGCTCAACAAAGCGCTGAACAATCCGAAAGCGGAACTGTTCTACCTAAAAGCGATCAGCGCTCGCCCGGAAGGCAACCTGGATGCTCACATCGGCTACACCGAGTATCTGCTCGACCAAGGCCGCTATGCCGAAGCGTTTCGCGTCGCACTGCTGCCCGGTGAAAAAAGCGATTACCTCGATTTTCTACACGGGTACGCATTAGAAAAAATGGGCCGGGGCTTCCTCGCCGCCTCGTACTATTATCAAGCGCAAGGATTCTCCAAAGACTTCCCATTCCCCTCGCGCTATCAGATTGCAGCGAGCCCTTACCAAACTGGACTTCATTTTCTCGACTAA
- a CDS encoding tetratricopeptide repeat protein → MKKLFSIMLAAALLLPPAGMEWSGSAVATAASDKKFQPGVEEFIQGNYLGHANELPDPNESVEVLQSYLTAKGSPKELDTFKNLVKKFPDSRHANVGLAMAYYNEFAATKDSKLAKLALQHELKAAEIALTYGKVQYTGWIKQIALDAGTPEAAVAFFDKALAAYPGDFEAALHKAETLGKMGKKAEAEASFKQAVDHRPAGNIDAHASYAEFLLEQGRYEEAALNTILIGESAYYISFLHGYALEKLGKGEEAQAHYAKFAEFSQSFPAPAKFKIERSAYQLGLSFEQPVGAVASAKMSPDNTLEAVIMPEATTATTNLSWAVTCEAGGETVGGMRMVGWSIRQRVNRGSTKVNGTTCLSVTNSGTTMDDKYGNVICQSSQYSGVTCNSSKDVTKCTNSNVRTTTTNQVAFDVYNGLVPDPYTGYCPTGTSSSTTYCTATCTGATNNTTSFTVKTPHSFLAYSHAPLWGCAINAGAVCGNGGGDNYFDYNNANN, encoded by the coding sequence ATGAAAAAGCTGTTCAGCATCATGCTGGCAGCAGCACTGCTGCTCCCTCCTGCAGGAATGGAATGGAGCGGTAGCGCAGTTGCGACTGCTGCCTCGGACAAGAAGTTCCAACCCGGGGTAGAAGAGTTCATCCAAGGCAACTACCTCGGTCATGCCAACGAACTTCCGGACCCGAACGAGTCTGTCGAAGTGTTGCAGAGCTACCTGACCGCCAAGGGTTCGCCCAAAGAACTCGACACGTTCAAGAATCTGGTGAAGAAGTTCCCCGATTCCCGCCATGCCAATGTCGGTCTCGCGATGGCGTACTACAACGAGTTCGCCGCGACGAAAGACAGCAAACTGGCCAAACTCGCTTTGCAGCACGAACTGAAAGCGGCCGAAATCGCACTGACTTACGGCAAGGTGCAGTACACCGGCTGGATCAAACAGATCGCGCTGGATGCAGGCACGCCGGAAGCGGCCGTCGCGTTTTTTGACAAAGCGCTCGCCGCTTACCCTGGCGATTTCGAAGCAGCTCTGCACAAAGCAGAAACGTTGGGCAAGATGGGCAAAAAAGCGGAGGCAGAAGCTTCCTTTAAACAGGCGGTCGATCACCGCCCGGCGGGCAACATCGATGCGCACGCTTCCTATGCCGAATTCTTGCTTGAGCAAGGCCGCTACGAAGAGGCTGCGCTGAACACGATCCTGATCGGTGAAAGCGCGTACTACATCAGCTTCCTGCACGGCTATGCGCTTGAGAAATTGGGCAAAGGCGAAGAAGCGCAAGCGCATTACGCCAAATTTGCTGAGTTCTCCCAATCGTTCCCGGCTCCGGCGAAGTTTAAGATCGAGCGTTCCGCCTACCAACTCGGCCTCAGCTTCGAACAACCGGTCGGCGCTGTTGCCAGCGCAAAAATGAGCCCAGACAACACGCTCGAAGCGGTGATCATGCCTGAAGCAACCACGGCGACGACCAACCTGTCATGGGCGGTCACCTGTGAGGCAGGCGGCGAAACGGTCGGCGGCATGCGCATGGTCGGCTGGTCGATTCGTCAGCGCGTCAACCGCGGCTCGACCAAAGTAAACGGCACGACCTGCCTGTCTGTCACCAACTCCGGAACGACGATGGATGACAAATACGGCAACGTCATCTGCCAATCAAGCCAATATTCTGGCGTCACCTGCAACTCGTCCAAAGATGTAACCAAGTGCACCAACTCGAACGTCCGCACGACGACGACCAACCAAGTCGCGTTTGACGTGTACAATGGCCTGGTGCCAGACCCGTACACCGGGTACTGCCCGACCGGCACGAGCAGCAGCACGACCTACTGCACGGCGACCTGCACAGGTGCCACGAACAACACAACCTCCTTTACCGTAAAAACTCCGCACTCGTTCTTGGCCTACTCGCATGCTCCGCTGTGGGGCTGTGCAATCAATGCGGGTGCCGTTTGCGGTAACGGCGGCGGCGACAACTATTTTGACTACAACAACGCGAACAACTAA
- a CDS encoding DsbA family protein, giving the protein MKKWLAPVLILFGVLIIIQSVAIVLTLFKMNDLEQALPALSKQVQQAAEDPNQNVDKPGAQTAPTPVESEGFPERGPKDAAVTIVEFTDFECTFCKSVQPTIEQVMEKYDGKVRHVFRNYPIGAIHAGAVNAAMAGLCANDQNKFWDYHDQLFAKANDSGSLTKELLKQTAVDLGLNASAFNTCFDNKTHLDRVQKDFEAGNTYTVSGTPTFFINNRIVTGAQPFDVFTEIIEEELAKAAKS; this is encoded by the coding sequence ATGAAAAAATGGCTGGCTCCCGTATTGATTCTCTTTGGTGTTCTGATCATCATCCAATCTGTTGCCATCGTCCTTACCCTATTTAAAATGAACGATCTGGAGCAAGCGCTCCCCGCACTGAGCAAACAGGTTCAACAGGCGGCTGAAGACCCCAATCAAAACGTTGACAAGCCGGGCGCGCAAACAGCCCCGACCCCGGTCGAATCGGAAGGCTTCCCAGAGCGGGGACCCAAAGATGCAGCGGTGACCATCGTCGAATTTACCGACTTCGAATGCACCTTCTGCAAATCGGTACAACCGACGATCGAGCAAGTGATGGAAAAGTATGACGGCAAAGTCCGCCATGTGTTCCGCAACTACCCGATCGGGGCGATTCATGCCGGAGCGGTCAATGCCGCGATGGCCGGACTCTGCGCGAACGATCAAAATAAATTCTGGGACTATCACGACCAACTCTTTGCCAAAGCGAACGACAGCGGCTCGCTAACCAAAGAATTGCTCAAACAAACGGCGGTAGACCTCGGCCTGAACGCATCTGCATTTAACACCTGCTTCGACAACAAAACGCACCTCGACCGCGTCCAAAAAGACTTTGAAGCGGGCAACACCTACACCGTTTCCGGCACGCCGACCTTTTTCATCAACAACCGCATCGTCACTGGTGCTCAACCGTTCGATGTTTTCACTGAAATTATCGAAGAAGAGCTGGCCAAAGCTGCCAAATCATAA